In Lolium perenne isolate Kyuss_39 chromosome 5, Kyuss_2.0, whole genome shotgun sequence, the sequence atctctcttgaagatggagtcgaggaagacggcggtagcaacttctgtggcgtgtgcgttggcatgcgcggagagtctgcttgactggatgtgcttctcacctgctattgggcggtttgggaaggcatttggtttttggatgatgtcagttggtgtattgtcacccccttcatcccactgtaggtctAGTGAGGTGGCTTCAAGGTTGATTTTTTGTATTACTTCTTGTAAGGTTtgcgaataatctaataaaaagccgtgtgcatcctttggatgcagaagctggggcgatttttcccccttttcgaattttttttttcgTTTATGTTATAAATGGAACCAGGGAGGCTGTCTCCCTGTGAATCTAAAAAAAAAAGAGCTAATAGCATCAAAGAAATTGAAACATACGTTTTTTTCCTGCACGCAAGGAACAAGTTCAGAACTAAAAAACGGTAGACACCCATGATTCGGCTATAACAAACTCTAGCCGTATGTATTGAGTCAGTTAAAAAACTGTAAAGCATCCTGTGTGTTTCGGTAGGGCCTTAGTAACAAATTGCTAGGCTAAATAGAAAACAACCCTAATCAGTGAAGTGACTTTCTGTCACAAAAAATTACACAGGATCCTTCAAGCAATGTCAGTAACCAGAGCATTAGCAAACGGATAAGCATCCATATTCCGTATTAGTACAATGTAGATCAGTTTGCAGAGCTTAAGAGCTAATAGCATCAAAGAAATTGCTACTCTTCAGTTAGTAATGCTGCAGTTGATCACACAGAATTGTAAACACATTGCAAGGTAAATTAATTGGGGGGTGATGGAAGAAAACAGCCAATTTATTATACTGCACTCGAACCAAATATCTTGGTTCTCATGAAAGATTGCTCGCTCACCAGCAAGCAAGAAAGAGGGTTCTTTTCTTATGTACAGATAAGTTAGGAATGCTGCACAAATCAAGCGCATACCTGCGGGGCGGGGCGAGCATGTCCGCCAGGAGCTAAATCCAGTGCGCCAGACGCCGTGGATGTAGACGCCGGCCAGGGCTGGTGGTGGAGAAGAGCTTCCCGTAGGCTTCCGCCGTCGAGGTGCTGCTCCGGCTGTTCCTTCTTGCGCCAAAATATCCAATTGCACGACTGGGCGCTCCTGTCCCTGAGCTTCGAATCGGACTCCGCCGACGCCACGGCGATGGAAAGCTCGCGCGCCGCCGTCTCCAAATCCCGGCAGGCCTGGCGAAACTCGCCCGGTCCGCCACCACTCGTATCTGCCGCTTGGCCTGCCCTGGCGGCGGCGCTGCTGAGCATCGCGGCGGCGTTGGCCATCTTCTGACGGTCGGCGAGGGAAATTCGATCGGCTGCCTCCTGCAGCTCCATCCCGCGGTCAGGGTATCCGCAGCGTTCGGCGGCGCGCGCCACCAGCTCCGCCGCCCGGACTAGCTGCAGGGAGGAGAGGAACTCAGCGGCCGCTATAGCACGGGCCAGGCAGGAGGCGCGGGCTAAAACCACCGAGGTGTCCTCCATGGCCAGGGGGGGAGAGGTTCTTGGTTTTCTTGGAACGGGGCGAGAGGAGAGGGGGCAGGCTGTAGCCTGTAGGGGAAGGAGAAGACGATGTACGATACGAGGCGGAGAACGGAACGGGGCTTTTTGTGCCGTTatagcttagagcatctccactcgtccccccgaacaggcccccggcgagcgttttttccatccggacggcgtaattcggcccagtcgcgcccccggttcctcgttttcgtccggatttgggcctaaatccatccggcgatcccacgacatccccggccccccggggagcgctcggggactccggacgaagcgaaagcgcgcgtggccccaacttgtcggcgacaatggcctccgatctacggcaaaaccctcgtcttcccgatctacggcaaaaccctcgtcttcccgatctacggcaataccctcgtcgaacgaaagctttgaactctcaagtggtgcaacatagatagttatatatatatttcgaatataattcgaataaacataagaattacatataaaaactttaaaactaaactacttcttcttcttc encodes:
- the LOC127299812 gene encoding uncharacterized protein codes for the protein MEDTSVVLARASCLARAIAAAEFLSSLQLVRAAELVARAAERCGYPDRGMELQEAADRISLADRQKMANAAAMLSSAAARAGQAADTSGGGPGEFRQACRDLETAARELSIAVASAESDSKLRDRSAQSCNWIFWRKKEQPEQHLDGGSLREALLHHQPWPASTSTASGALDLAPGGHARPAPQDGRLSLQENLGEYLGYALFGSLTLLPYLDPEGRVMKLLSPNQRYAFQFFFSVWWSAVSLGVPCKNSQTPALLQCASAANCIGMVGITALVIWYSYKLLAPKARVSSYLVMAFACGLHLAAWLWDCCKWLRGDGA